One region of Mangifera indica cultivar Alphonso chromosome 3, CATAS_Mindica_2.1, whole genome shotgun sequence genomic DNA includes:
- the LOC123212326 gene encoding receptor-like protein 1 isoform X1, giving the protein MVYTRLSGVLTSLGLANMTKLKMLDLSDNQINTSLASLGLQNKKSLEELYMSNIGMSGSLAALGLANMTNLKILDLNFNQINTSLASLGLQNLKSLEKLYMRDNGISGSLVSLGLENLTNLKILDLSDNQITNAKVLANLTNLKVLDLSSNQINTSLIGLDLKYLKNLEQLYMRSIEMSSDSLSLGLANLTNLKVLDLHDNHINNSLESLGICKLKNLAELHLDFNSLNDHHLNCLHNLTNLKILDLSGNQLSGKFLSFVAHDLTSLEYLSLSHNILENSLTYDLFQPTSENRLPTYQLKVILLRNCSLDVIPLFLSYHYNLISIDLSDNKLVGNFPAWLLENNTKLQHLSLQNNSFSGIFQVPKSKCNLNLLNIASNNFIGQLPKNIGSILPRLSYINMSKNLLEDSIPSSMGEIKRLNFLDLSSNNFSGELPDNFFSGCISLTMVKLSNNKFQGRIFPKYMNLTQLEWLYLDNNNFSGKIGNGLLNATFLHYLDISNNKVSGEIPHWIGKISSLSYLYMSNNLLEGTLPIQLSNLERLLVLDVSENRMSGSIACDFNLSVMYLYMQKNALSGSIPNSLFQNSKLITLDLRDNKFSGSINPYWFNDRSHLHFLLLSGNQLQGNIPNQLCQLRNLGLLDLSHNILNGSIPSCFTNLTCWSKVGDIDCTIDSIGDLWYIYSEELDFHYTSTYMVEGLSEYSKLQIIFEVEFMMKSRLESYKGYTFENVVGLDLSDNEIIGEIPSTIGELEGVLVLNLSYNSLSGTIPESFVHLKEIESLDLSHNKLSGQIPPQLTQIYNLEVFHVAHNNLSGSIPDQAQFGSFNESDFEGNPYLCGQLIKKKCTNVATSPPPTVIKDEEEDDESVIDMEAFNWSFAGSYVTIILVLIVILWINSYWCRIWFNFIDICIYLCFHWFSKNNWH; this is encoded by the exons ATGGTATATACTAGATTGAGCGGTGTGCTTACTTCATTAG GTTTAGCAAATATGACAAAGTTGAAAATGTTGGATCTAAGTGACAACCAAATCAACACTTCTCTAGCAAGTTTAG gtttacaaaataaaaaaagtttggaaGAGTTATATATGAGTAACATTGGAATGAGTGGTTCTCTTGCTGCTCTAg GTTTAGCAAATAtgacaaatttgaaaatattagatctaaattttaatcaaatcaacactTCTCTCGCAAGTTTAG gtttacaaaatttaaaaagtttggaAAAGTTGTATATGCGGGATAATGGAATAAGCGGTTCTCTTGTTTCGTTAG GGTTAGAAAATTTGactaatttgaaaatattggatTTAAGTGATAATCAAATCACCAATGCTAAAG TTTTAGCGAATCTGACAAACTTAAAAGTATTGGATCtaagttcaaatcaaatcaacactTCTCTAATAGGTTTag atttaaaatatttgaaaaacttgGAACAATTGTATATGAGATCTATTGAAATGAGCAGTGACTCTCTTTCTTtag GTCTagcaaatttgacaaatttgaaaGTATTGGATCTACATGATAATCATATTAACAACTCTTTGGAAAGCTTAG GAATATGTAAATTGAAAAACTTGGCTGAATTGCATCTCGATTTCAACAGTCTCAATGATCACCACTTGAATTGCCTACACAACTTAACTAATCTTAAGATTCTTGATCTTTCAGGCAATCAGTTAAGTGGGAAGTTCTTGTCATTTGTTGCTCATGATCTCACATCCCTTGAATATTTGTCACTTTCCCATAACATTTTAGAAAATTCCTTGACTTATGATCTGTTTCAACCTACAAGTGAAAATCGGCTTCCAACATATCAATTGAAGGTCATCCTATTACGTAATTGCAGCTTAGATGTcattcctctttttctttcatatcaTTACAATTTAATATCTATTGACCTCTCTGATAACAAATTGGTTGGAAATTTTCCTGCTTGGTTGTTAGAAAATAACACCAAATTACAACATCTAAGTTTACAGAATAACTCATTCTCAGGAATCTTTCAAGTGCCCAAGTCTAAATGCAATCTAAATCTTCTAAATATTGCTAGCAACAATTTCATAGGTCAACTACCCAAGAATATAGGTTCAATTTTGCCAAGATTGTCGTATATAAACATGTCAAAGAATTTATTAGAAGATAGTATTCCTTCTTCAATGGGTGAAATAAAGAGACTTAATTTTTTGGACTTGTCTAGTAATAATTTTTCTGGAGAGTTAcctgataatttttttagtggTTGTATCTCATTAACAATGGTAAAGTTATCAAATAACAAATTTCAGGGGCGAATTTTTCCTAAGTATATGAACCTGACTCAATTGGAGTGGTTATACTTAGATAACAACAACTTTAGTGGGAAGATTGGAAATGGGCTCTTGAATGCAacttttttacattatttagaTATAAGCAACAACAAGGTATCAGGTGAAATTCCACATTGGATTGGAAAAATTTCAAGTCTTTCTTATCTTTACATGTCGAATAATCTTTTAGAAGGTACTCTTCCCATTCAGCTAAGTAATCTTGAAAGACTTTTAGTGCTAGATGTCTCTGAAAATAGGATGTCGGGATCCATAGCATGTGACTTTAATCTTTCAGTGATGTATCTTTACATGCAAAAGAATGCTCTTAGTGGATCAATCCCAAATTCATTGTTCCAAAACTCTAAATTGATTACACTTGATTTGAGGGACAATAAGTTTTCTGGAAGTATTAATCCCTATTGGTTTAATGATCGATcacatcttcattttcttctcttgtcAGGTAATCAACTACAAGGGAATATTCCTAATCAATTGTGTCAACTAAGAAACCTAGGTCTCTTAGATCTTTCACATAACATACTCAATGGGTCAATACCTTCATGCTTTACTAATTTGACATGTTGGAGTAAGGTAGGAGACATTGATTGTACAATTGACTCTATTGGGGATTTATGGTACATTTATAGTGAGGAACTAGATTTTCACTATACATCCACTTATATGGTGGAAGGATTATCTGAATATTCAAAACTACAAATAATCTTTGAAGTAGAATTTATGATGAAAAGTAGATTAGAGTCGTACAAGGGATATACTTTTGAAAATGTTGTCGGATTGGATTTGTCAGACAATGAAATAATTGGTGAAATCCCATCAACAATTGGAGAGCTTGAAGGAGTTTTAGTATTAAATTTGTCTTACAATTCATTATCAGGAACTATACCAGAGAGTTTTGTCCATTTGAAAGAGATAGAGAGCTTAGATCTTTCCCACAATAAATTAAGTGGACAAATTCCTCCACaattaactcaaatatataatttggagGTCTTCCATGTGGCACACAACAACTTATCAGGATCCATTCCTGATCAAGCTCAGTTTGGGAGTTTTAATGAAAGCGATTTTGAAGGTAATCCTTACCTCTGTGGTCAATTAATTAAGAAGAAATGCACTAATGTGGCAACATCGCCACCTCCTACAGTTATaaaagacgaagaagaagatgatgaatctGTTATTGACATGGAAGCATTCAACTGGAGTTTTGCTGGATCatatgttacaattatattGGTGTTGATAGTGATCCTTTGGATCAACTCATATTGGTGTagaatttggtttaattttattgatatatgtatttatttatgttttcattggTTTTCTAAGAATAACTGGCATTGA
- the LOC123212326 gene encoding receptor-like protein 13 isoform X2: protein MVYTRLSGVLTSLGLANMTKLKMLDLSDNQINTSLASLGLQNKKSLEELYMSNIGMSGSLAALGLANMTNLKILDLNFNQINTSLASLGLQNLKSLEKLYMRDNGISGSLVSLGLENLTNLKILDLSDNQITNAKVLANLTNLKVLDLSSNQINTSLIGLDLKYLKNLEQLYMRSIEMSSDSLSLGLANLTNLKVLDLHDNHINNSLESLGICKLKNLAELHLDFNSLNDHHLNCLHNLTNLKILDLSGNQLSGKFLSFVAHDLTSLEYLSLSHNILENSLTYDLFQPTSENRLPTYQLKVILLRNCSLDVIPLFLSYHYNLISIDLSDNKLVGNFPAWLLENNTKLQHLSLQNNSFSGIFQVPKSKCNLNLLNIASNNFIGQLPKNIGSILPRLSYINMSKNLLEDSIPSSMGEIKRLNFLDLSSNNFSGELPDNFFSGCISLTMVKLSNNKFQGRIFPKYMNLTQLEWLYLDNNNFSGKIGNGLLNATFLHYLDISNNKVSGEIPHWIGKISSLSYLYMSNNLLEGTLPIQLSNLERLLVLDVSENRMSGSIACDFNLSVMYLYMQKNALSGSIPNSLFQNSKLITLDLRDNKFSGSINPYWFNDRSHLHFLLLSGNQLQGNIPNQLCQLRNLGLLDLSHNILNGSIPSCFTNLTCWSKVGDIDCTIDSIGDLWYIYSEELDFHYTSTYMVEGLSEYSKLQIIFEVEFMMKSRLESYKGYTFENVVGLDLSDNEIIGEIPSTIGELEGVLVLNLSYNSLSGTIPESFVHLKEIESLDLSHNKLSGQIPPQLTQIYNLEVFHVAHNNLSGSIPDQAQFGSFNESDFEVIKDEEEDDESVIDMEAFNWSFAGSYVTIILVLIVILWINSYWCRIWFNFIDICIYLCFHWFSKNNWH from the exons ATGGTATATACTAGATTGAGCGGTGTGCTTACTTCATTAG GTTTAGCAAATATGACAAAGTTGAAAATGTTGGATCTAAGTGACAACCAAATCAACACTTCTCTAGCAAGTTTAG gtttacaaaataaaaaaagtttggaaGAGTTATATATGAGTAACATTGGAATGAGTGGTTCTCTTGCTGCTCTAg GTTTAGCAAATAtgacaaatttgaaaatattagatctaaattttaatcaaatcaacactTCTCTCGCAAGTTTAG gtttacaaaatttaaaaagtttggaAAAGTTGTATATGCGGGATAATGGAATAAGCGGTTCTCTTGTTTCGTTAG GGTTAGAAAATTTGactaatttgaaaatattggatTTAAGTGATAATCAAATCACCAATGCTAAAG TTTTAGCGAATCTGACAAACTTAAAAGTATTGGATCtaagttcaaatcaaatcaacactTCTCTAATAGGTTTag atttaaaatatttgaaaaacttgGAACAATTGTATATGAGATCTATTGAAATGAGCAGTGACTCTCTTTCTTtag GTCTagcaaatttgacaaatttgaaaGTATTGGATCTACATGATAATCATATTAACAACTCTTTGGAAAGCTTAG GAATATGTAAATTGAAAAACTTGGCTGAATTGCATCTCGATTTCAACAGTCTCAATGATCACCACTTGAATTGCCTACACAACTTAACTAATCTTAAGATTCTTGATCTTTCAGGCAATCAGTTAAGTGGGAAGTTCTTGTCATTTGTTGCTCATGATCTCACATCCCTTGAATATTTGTCACTTTCCCATAACATTTTAGAAAATTCCTTGACTTATGATCTGTTTCAACCTACAAGTGAAAATCGGCTTCCAACATATCAATTGAAGGTCATCCTATTACGTAATTGCAGCTTAGATGTcattcctctttttctttcatatcaTTACAATTTAATATCTATTGACCTCTCTGATAACAAATTGGTTGGAAATTTTCCTGCTTGGTTGTTAGAAAATAACACCAAATTACAACATCTAAGTTTACAGAATAACTCATTCTCAGGAATCTTTCAAGTGCCCAAGTCTAAATGCAATCTAAATCTTCTAAATATTGCTAGCAACAATTTCATAGGTCAACTACCCAAGAATATAGGTTCAATTTTGCCAAGATTGTCGTATATAAACATGTCAAAGAATTTATTAGAAGATAGTATTCCTTCTTCAATGGGTGAAATAAAGAGACTTAATTTTTTGGACTTGTCTAGTAATAATTTTTCTGGAGAGTTAcctgataatttttttagtggTTGTATCTCATTAACAATGGTAAAGTTATCAAATAACAAATTTCAGGGGCGAATTTTTCCTAAGTATATGAACCTGACTCAATTGGAGTGGTTATACTTAGATAACAACAACTTTAGTGGGAAGATTGGAAATGGGCTCTTGAATGCAacttttttacattatttagaTATAAGCAACAACAAGGTATCAGGTGAAATTCCACATTGGATTGGAAAAATTTCAAGTCTTTCTTATCTTTACATGTCGAATAATCTTTTAGAAGGTACTCTTCCCATTCAGCTAAGTAATCTTGAAAGACTTTTAGTGCTAGATGTCTCTGAAAATAGGATGTCGGGATCCATAGCATGTGACTTTAATCTTTCAGTGATGTATCTTTACATGCAAAAGAATGCTCTTAGTGGATCAATCCCAAATTCATTGTTCCAAAACTCTAAATTGATTACACTTGATTTGAGGGACAATAAGTTTTCTGGAAGTATTAATCCCTATTGGTTTAATGATCGATcacatcttcattttcttctcttgtcAGGTAATCAACTACAAGGGAATATTCCTAATCAATTGTGTCAACTAAGAAACCTAGGTCTCTTAGATCTTTCACATAACATACTCAATGGGTCAATACCTTCATGCTTTACTAATTTGACATGTTGGAGTAAGGTAGGAGACATTGATTGTACAATTGACTCTATTGGGGATTTATGGTACATTTATAGTGAGGAACTAGATTTTCACTATACATCCACTTATATGGTGGAAGGATTATCTGAATATTCAAAACTACAAATAATCTTTGAAGTAGAATTTATGATGAAAAGTAGATTAGAGTCGTACAAGGGATATACTTTTGAAAATGTTGTCGGATTGGATTTGTCAGACAATGAAATAATTGGTGAAATCCCATCAACAATTGGAGAGCTTGAAGGAGTTTTAGTATTAAATTTGTCTTACAATTCATTATCAGGAACTATACCAGAGAGTTTTGTCCATTTGAAAGAGATAGAGAGCTTAGATCTTTCCCACAATAAATTAAGTGGACAAATTCCTCCACaattaactcaaatatataatttggagGTCTTCCATGTGGCACACAACAACTTATCAGGATCCATTCCTGATCAAGCTCAGTTTGGGAGTTTTAATGAAAGCGATTTTGAAG TTATaaaagacgaagaagaagatgatgaatctGTTATTGACATGGAAGCATTCAACTGGAGTTTTGCTGGATCatatgttacaattatattGGTGTTGATAGTGATCCTTTGGATCAACTCATATTGGTGTagaatttggtttaattttattgatatatgtatttatttatgttttcattggTTTTCTAAGAATAACTGGCATTGA